One segment of Stenotrophomonas sp. SAU14A_NAIMI4_8 DNA contains the following:
- a CDS encoding carboxymuconolactone decarboxylase family protein, producing the protein MRVVQAREAQGRATAPGKPPAAAVPVGDALREAGIANQTRIAGAPVGGPLMDFVPIINQFLQTHLFGDIFERDSLDWQSRELATVGALAALPGVESQLRSHMAASQRVGLSRAQLQHVAELLAHSGDVAASARVAQALEQTPPPSP; encoded by the coding sequence ATGCGCGTGGTGCAGGCGCGTGAGGCGCAGGGCAGGGCAACCGCGCCCGGAAAGCCGCCCGCCGCAGCGGTGCCGGTGGGCGACGCGCTGCGCGAGGCGGGCATTGCCAACCAGACCCGCATCGCGGGCGCGCCGGTCGGCGGACCGTTGATGGACTTCGTGCCGATCATCAACCAGTTCCTGCAGACCCACCTGTTCGGGGACATCTTCGAACGTGACAGCCTGGACTGGCAGAGCCGCGAGCTGGCCACCGTGGGTGCGTTGGCGGCCCTGCCCGGGGTGGAATCGCAGCTGCGCTCGCACATGGCGGCCAGCCAGCGCGTTGGCCTGAGCCGCGCACAGCTGCAGCACGTGGCCGAACTGCTGGCACACAGCGGCGACGTCGCCGCCTCTGCCCGCGTGGCGCAGGCCCTCGAACAAACGCCGCCACCTTCGCCCTGA
- a CDS encoding putative Ig domain-containing protein codes for MQLSSAHSVGASRARPHALVSWFGSWLAIALLCICGLWPQMAAAAPSTFCPTLSMSVAHSGSQTIDIDHCHGGFGVSAGTATTTHGTRTVGQQTVNAQPLTYTHNGDNGTSDTFVIQDDSGGDIAVTVTIGPAAAITLDASPAVSLQAGTAFSSTLSASGGTAPYTFSLDAGALPPGVALGGNTLSGTPTQRGAYSFTLRATDNAGVSGTRAFSGTTANPVLSLAPASPPPAGQGVAYSVSFTPSGGVAPYTLAHEAASGVLPPGLSLSGNTLSGTPTAQGTYTFGIRVTDSSSGPGFYAEVETVTLVVAAPPTIVVNPASLTVAAIGVAYNQTLTGSGGTAPYTFDLSAGTLPPGLTLNTTTGAVSGTPTSGGTFNFTARATDASGFQGTRAYTLTVNVPTIAVDPSTLPNGTVGASYSQVITATGGTPTYSYAVTSGSLPTGLSLGSSGTMSGTPTAGGTFNFTLTATDSSGGTGPYTGSRPYSLTIAPPTVNLPATTLADATQNTAYSAALNPASGGVAPYTYSISAGALPAGVTLSAGGQLSGSPTAAGTFNFAVIATDSATGSGPYNSAPRGYVLQVISSPPVTNPVSAAVAYNSGSNPITLNLTGGAATSVAIGTAPAHGTAIASGTTVTYQPNAGYAGPDSFTYTATNSAGTSAPATVTITVGNPTITVSANSPFSATVGSSYSQTFTWNGGAAPYSNYTVTGLPAGLSITGTTANSVTVSGTPAAAGPFTLNASATDSSTGNGPFTVVQGFSLTVAAPTLNMTPAPGNLLMPYGTASTINFGTSGGTAPYSYSVVTGSLPVGVSFSSAGVLSGTPTMPGSYNVTIRSADSTVGTGAPFNLQQNYTIVVAAPTISVDPPTLPNGTAALAYGAQFTASGGTAPYTYALLAGALPQGLSLSSSGAVTGIPRSDGNFSITVRVTDGNGQTADSVYTFLVDPATVVIAPATLPGGVVATAYSQTLTSSGGIAPYTYAVVSGALPPGLALSSAGVLSGTPTTAGSYTFVLRSTDDAGYNASQSYTLVISEALPVATDDTATTMAQQAVTIPVTGNDTGVITAIAVASAPAHGTAVVSGLNVVYTPAANYFGADSFTYIASGPGGSSAAATVAIAVNALPVPVGQPRAGVVTLAGQAVLIDAAVGASGGPFTGVTLVSAPATGTTTVDGTIITYTPLATTSGPQNIVYTLNNSFGASAPITTTVTVNAVPVAASQRLTANAGVPVVVELTNGATGGPFTAATLVSLSPANAGTATIAASGSGANAGYRLTFTPAAAFSGTATATFTLANAFTTSAPATVTFDVISRPDPTQDAEVMGLLGAQTATARRFATTQIGNFQRRMEGLHQGGEGARFENGLSFGVDRRCQEDGWRTPGSDCRPLGMPDDTAAGAGATAGNAAAPRNRGGEGGSLTLWTGGSINNGDRDGRSGSAGFDFQTSGVSAGADTRLSSDFAIGAGIGYGRDTTDVGHNDTRSKGESYTLAVYSSYHPGDHFFVDTLLGYQLLSFDSRRYVTANGAMVQGKRDGSQWLASLSVGGDYRRDRLSLTPYARLDLARATLDAYTEQGDPIHALHYQDQDVDTTTASLGLRMDYRVPVSVGTLTPQLRLEYQHDFQDDSTVIMNYADLPGGPFYRSAIDGLKTNRFVFGLGAVLQTEREFSLRLEYRGLFGSSSDTDHGVQLNLEKKY; via the coding sequence ATGCAACTTTCTTCAGCGCACAGCGTGGGGGCGTCGCGTGCGCGTCCGCATGCCCTGGTTTCATGGTTCGGTTCCTGGCTGGCGATTGCACTGCTGTGCATCTGCGGCCTGTGGCCGCAGATGGCCGCCGCTGCACCGTCCACGTTCTGCCCAACGCTGAGCATGTCTGTGGCCCATAGCGGCTCGCAGACCATCGACATCGACCATTGCCACGGCGGTTTTGGTGTTTCTGCAGGTACAGCAACCACTACTCATGGCACCCGCACCGTGGGCCAGCAGACGGTCAATGCGCAGCCGCTGACCTACACCCATAACGGCGACAACGGCACCAGCGATACCTTCGTCATCCAGGATGACTCGGGTGGCGACATCGCCGTTACCGTCACCATCGGCCCGGCCGCGGCCATCACCCTGGATGCCAGCCCGGCCGTGAGCCTGCAGGCGGGCACCGCGTTCAGCAGCACCCTCAGTGCCAGCGGTGGCACAGCACCGTACACGTTCAGCCTCGATGCTGGCGCATTGCCCCCTGGTGTGGCCCTCGGCGGCAATACGCTCAGCGGCACCCCCACCCAGCGCGGCGCGTACTCCTTCACCCTGCGCGCAACGGACAACGCCGGCGTCAGTGGCACGCGTGCGTTCAGCGGCACCACTGCCAACCCGGTGCTGAGCCTTGCACCGGCCTCGCCGCCACCGGCCGGGCAGGGCGTGGCCTATTCGGTCAGCTTCACCCCCAGTGGTGGTGTGGCGCCCTACACCTTGGCCCATGAGGCCGCCAGCGGCGTACTGCCCCCGGGTCTGTCACTGAGTGGCAATACGCTCAGTGGCACGCCCACGGCACAAGGCACTTACACCTTCGGCATCCGCGTGACCGACAGCAGCAGCGGCCCCGGCTTCTATGCCGAGGTGGAGACGGTCACGTTGGTGGTGGCGGCGCCGCCCACCATTGTGGTCAACCCGGCCTCGTTGACCGTTGCCGCCATCGGGGTGGCGTACAACCAGACGCTCACCGGCAGTGGCGGTACCGCGCCGTACACCTTTGACCTCAGTGCTGGCACCTTGCCGCCCGGGCTGACCCTCAACACCACGACCGGCGCGGTGAGCGGCACGCCAACGTCGGGAGGCACCTTCAACTTCACCGCACGTGCCACCGATGCAAGCGGCTTCCAGGGCACGCGTGCGTACACGCTCACCGTGAACGTGCCGACGATTGCCGTCGACCCCAGCACGCTGCCCAACGGTACGGTTGGCGCCAGTTACAGCCAGGTCATCACGGCGACAGGGGGAACGCCCACGTACAGCTACGCGGTTACCTCTGGCTCCCTCCCTACCGGACTCAGCCTGGGCTCCAGCGGCACAATGTCGGGCACCCCTACGGCCGGAGGCACGTTCAATTTCACCCTCACCGCCACCGACAGCTCCGGCGGTACCGGTCCGTACACCGGCTCCCGTCCCTATTCGCTGACCATTGCGCCGCCCACGGTCAATCTTCCGGCTACCACCCTGGCCGATGCGACCCAGAACACGGCGTACAGTGCCGCGCTCAACCCCGCCAGCGGTGGCGTGGCGCCCTACACCTATTCAATCTCGGCTGGCGCGTTGCCTGCAGGTGTCACGCTTTCGGCGGGCGGCCAGCTTTCCGGCTCGCCTACCGCGGCAGGCACCTTCAACTTCGCGGTAATCGCAACGGACAGCGCCACCGGCAGCGGTCCGTACAACTCGGCACCGCGCGGTTACGTGCTGCAGGTCATCAGCAGTCCGCCGGTGACCAATCCTGTTTCGGCAGCCGTGGCGTACAACAGTGGCTCCAACCCGATCACGCTGAACCTCACCGGCGGCGCCGCCACTTCGGTGGCAATCGGCACCGCGCCCGCACACGGCACGGCCATTGCCAGCGGAACGACAGTGACCTACCAACCCAACGCCGGCTACGCCGGCCCGGACAGCTTCACCTATACCGCCACCAACAGTGCCGGAACTTCTGCACCGGCTACAGTGACGATCACCGTGGGCAACCCGACCATTACCGTCTCGGCCAATAGTCCGTTCAGCGCCACGGTCGGCTCTAGCTACAGCCAGACATTCACCTGGAATGGGGGCGCGGCGCCCTACAGCAACTACACGGTCACGGGCCTGCCGGCCGGGCTGAGCATCACCGGAACGACGGCAAACAGCGTTACGGTCAGCGGCACGCCTGCTGCGGCGGGACCCTTTACGCTCAATGCCAGCGCCACCGACAGCAGCACTGGCAACGGGCCGTTCACCGTTGTCCAGGGGTTTTCGCTCACGGTGGCTGCACCCACGCTCAACATGACGCCGGCGCCAGGCAACCTGCTCATGCCTTACGGGACCGCCAGCACCATCAACTTCGGCACGAGTGGCGGAACCGCGCCTTACAGCTATTCAGTGGTTACGGGTTCACTGCCGGTGGGCGTCAGTTTCAGTTCGGCAGGCGTTCTTTCCGGTACCCCGACGATGCCGGGGAGTTACAACGTCACGATCCGTTCGGCGGACTCCACCGTCGGTACCGGGGCCCCGTTCAACCTGCAACAGAACTACACCATCGTGGTGGCCGCACCGACGATCAGCGTTGATCCGCCCACGCTGCCCAACGGCACTGCGGCGCTCGCCTACGGCGCGCAGTTCACTGCCAGCGGCGGCACCGCACCGTACACCTATGCACTGCTGGCAGGCGCGCTGCCGCAAGGGCTGTCTCTCAGTTCCAGCGGTGCGGTGACCGGCATTCCGCGTTCGGATGGCAACTTCAGCATCACCGTGCGGGTGACCGATGGCAACGGGCAGACCGCTGACAGCGTCTACACCTTCTTGGTTGACCCGGCCACCGTGGTCATCGCCCCGGCCACGCTGCCGGGGGGTGTGGTCGCCACGGCCTACTCGCAGACTCTGACCAGCAGCGGCGGCATTGCGCCGTACACCTACGCAGTGGTTTCCGGCGCACTGCCACCCGGTCTCGCCTTAAGTTCGGCAGGCGTACTCAGTGGCACCCCCACCACCGCCGGCAGCTACACGTTCGTACTTCGCTCCACCGACGATGCCGGCTACAACGCCAGCCAGAGCTACACCCTCGTCATCAGCGAGGCGTTGCCGGTCGCCACCGACGATACGGCCACCACGATGGCGCAACAGGCGGTCACCATTCCGGTCACGGGCAATGACACGGGCGTGATCACGGCGATTGCCGTGGCCAGCGCGCCCGCGCACGGCACGGCCGTCGTCAGCGGTCTGAATGTGGTCTACACGCCAGCAGCCAACTACTTCGGCGCCGACAGTTTCACCTACATCGCCAGCGGGCCAGGTGGCAGTTCGGCCGCCGCGACCGTGGCCATTGCGGTCAATGCACTGCCGGTACCGGTGGGTCAGCCGCGCGCAGGCGTGGTCACACTGGCCGGCCAGGCCGTGCTGATCGATGCAGCCGTGGGCGCCAGCGGCGGGCCGTTCACCGGGGTCACCCTGGTGTCCGCACCGGCCACCGGCACCACCACGGTGGACGGCACGATCATCACCTACACGCCGCTGGCCACCACGTCTGGCCCGCAGAACATCGTCTACACCTTGAATAACAGCTTCGGTGCATCGGCGCCCATCACCACCACGGTGACGGTGAACGCGGTGCCGGTGGCGGCATCGCAGCGGCTCACCGCCAATGCGGGCGTGCCGGTCGTGGTGGAACTGACCAACGGCGCGACCGGTGGCCCGTTCACCGCGGCGACGCTGGTCTCGCTGTCGCCGGCGAATGCCGGCACCGCCACCATCGCGGCCTCGGGCAGCGGGGCCAATGCCGGCTACCGCCTGACGTTCACCCCGGCCGCGGCGTTCTCGGGCACCGCGACGGCAACGTTCACCCTGGCCAATGCGTTCACCACCTCGGCCCCGGCCACCGTCACCTTCGATGTGATCAGCCGGCCGGACCCGACCCAGGATGCCGAAGTGATGGGCCTGCTGGGCGCGCAGACGGCCACCGCGCGTCGCTTCGCCACCACCCAGATCGGCAACTTCCAGCGCCGCATGGAAGGGCTGCATCAGGGCGGGGAGGGCGCACGCTTCGAGAACGGGCTGAGCTTCGGCGTGGACCGCCGCTGCCAGGAAGACGGATGGCGTACGCCGGGCAGCGACTGCCGTCCGCTCGGCATGCCCGATGACACGGCAGCAGGTGCAGGCGCAACTGCAGGCAACGCAGCGGCGCCGCGCAACCGTGGCGGCGAAGGCGGCAGCTTGACGCTGTGGACGGGCGGTTCGATCAACAACGGTGATCGCGATGGTCGTTCCGGCAGTGCCGGCTTCGACTTCCAGACCAGCGGTGTCAGTGCCGGTGCCGATACCCGCCTGAGCAGCGATTTCGCCATCGGTGCGGGCATCGGCTACGGCCGCGATACCACCGATGTCGGCCACAACGATACCCGCAGCAAGGGCGAGAGCTACACCCTGGCCGTGTACAGCAGCTACCACCCGGGCGACCACTTCTTCGTGGACACCCTGCTGGGCTACCAGTTGCTGTCGTTCGATTCGCGCCGTTACGTGACGGCCAATGGCGCAATGGTGCAGGGCAAACGGGATGGCAGCCAGTGGCTGGCGTCACTTTCGGTGGGCGGAGACTACCGGCGCGACCGTCTGTCGCTGACCCCGTATGCGCGCCTGGATCTGGCCCGGGCCACGCTCGATGCCTACACCGAACAGGGCGACCCGATTCATGCGCTGCACTACCAGGACCAGGACGTGGACACCACCACGGCCAGCCTGGGCCTGCGCATGGACTACCGGGTACCGGTCAGCGTCGGCACGTTGACGCCGCAGCTGCGGCTGGAATACCAGCATGACTTCCAGGACGACAGTACGGTGATCATGAACTACGCCGATCTGCCGGGCGGGCCGTTCTATCGCAGCGCGATCGATGGCCTGAAGACCAACCGTTTCGTGTTCGGCCTGGGCGCGGTGCTGCAGACCGAGCGTGAGTTCAGCCTGCGGCTGGAATACCGCGGCCTGTTCGGCAGCAGCAGCGACACTGACCACGGCGTGCAGCTGAACCTGGAAAAGAAATACTGA
- a CDS encoding tail fiber protein, which yields MTEVFLGQIMLTGFSFAPKDFALCNGQLLSIAQNQALFSLLGTQYGGNGTTNFALPNMQSRTPVGAGPSADPGWNPPPYQQGLVAGVENVTLISNEVPAHTAQAYGTTAAGAVRNPTNGLYGNDSGLLFGPDNGTLVPLQGVGTGGGSQPHPNLQPYTAINFVIAIQGIYPSRS from the coding sequence ATGACCGAAGTCTTCCTCGGGCAGATAATGCTCACGGGGTTCTCGTTTGCACCCAAAGATTTTGCTCTCTGCAACGGCCAATTGCTTTCGATTGCACAGAACCAGGCCCTGTTTTCGCTGCTGGGCACGCAGTACGGCGGGAACGGTACGACAAACTTCGCGTTGCCCAACATGCAATCGCGGACGCCGGTCGGCGCCGGGCCGTCGGCCGATCCGGGCTGGAATCCACCGCCGTATCAGCAAGGCCTCGTGGCTGGCGTGGAAAACGTGACACTGATCAGCAACGAAGTGCCCGCGCACACCGCGCAGGCCTACGGCACCACCGCGGCGGGTGCGGTACGCAACCCCACCAACGGTCTGTACGGCAACGACAGCGGACTTCTCTTCGGCCCGGACAACGGCACGTTGGTTCCTCTGCAAGGCGTTGGCACAGGGGGAGGCAGCCAGCCCCACCCGAACCTGCAGCCCTATACGGCGATCAATTTCGTTATCGCAATTCAGGGCATTTACCCCTCGCGCAGCTGA
- a CDS encoding aldo/keto reductase, translating into MSNLPSNAQRRTLLKGAATLAALPLATAMTSATANAAAAPSPTTTEPRMHGRRMLGALQVSSLGLGVQNMSRTYQTTIPSRREMHRIIRSAFDHGLTFYDAAEAYGPHEVERILGEGVAPFRNQVVIASKFGWNIDLQTGARGPGLISRPAHIKLAVEGMLKRLRTDRIDLLYQHRVDPAVPIEDVAGAIRDMMGEGKVLHWGLCEMGLQTLRRAHAALPVAAVQSEYSMLWRGPEQDVLAVCAELGIGFVPWSPLGVGFLTGAIDGRTRFADGDIRGIETRFSPQNIEHNQALVKLLVNWAERKQATPAQIALAWLLAQWPWIVPIPGTTQMAHLQENLGGAAVAFTANELQELNAAVAAVAVQGERLPPAVQAYSGVEAPLR; encoded by the coding sequence ATGAGCAACCTGCCCAGCAACGCGCAGCGGCGCACACTGCTGAAAGGCGCGGCCACGCTGGCGGCACTGCCGCTGGCCACTGCGATGACTTCTGCCACGGCAAACGCCGCCGCGGCACCGTCGCCGACAACGACGGAACCGAGAATGCACGGCCGCCGCATGCTGGGAGCGTTGCAGGTGTCCAGCCTGGGGCTGGGCGTGCAGAACATGAGCCGCACGTACCAGACCACGATTCCCAGCCGCCGCGAGATGCATCGCATCATCCGTAGCGCCTTCGATCACGGCCTCACCTTCTACGACGCTGCCGAAGCCTATGGCCCGCACGAAGTCGAGCGGATCCTGGGTGAAGGTGTTGCCCCGTTCCGCAACCAGGTGGTGATCGCAAGCAAGTTCGGCTGGAACATCGATCTGCAGACCGGCGCCCGTGGCCCCGGGCTGATCAGCCGCCCGGCGCATATCAAGCTGGCAGTGGAGGGCATGCTCAAGCGTCTGCGCACCGACCGCATCGACCTGCTGTACCAGCACCGGGTGGACCCAGCGGTGCCCATCGAAGACGTGGCCGGTGCCATCAGAGACATGATGGGCGAAGGCAAGGTGCTGCACTGGGGCCTGTGCGAAATGGGCCTGCAGACCCTGCGCCGGGCGCATGCGGCATTGCCGGTTGCCGCGGTGCAGAGTGAGTACTCGATGCTGTGGCGTGGACCGGAACAGGACGTGCTGGCGGTCTGCGCGGAGCTGGGCATCGGCTTCGTGCCCTGGAGCCCGTTGGGCGTCGGCTTCCTGACCGGTGCGATTGATGGCAGGACGCGCTTTGCCGACGGCGATATACGGGGCATCGAAACGCGCTTCAGTCCGCAGAACATCGAGCACAACCAGGCCTTGGTGAAGCTGCTGGTCAACTGGGCCGAGCGCAAGCAGGCGACGCCGGCGCAGATTGCGCTGGCCTGGCTGTTGGCCCAGTGGCCGTGGATCGTGCCCATTCCGGGCACCACGCAGATGGCCCACCTGCAGGAAAACCTGGGCGGCGCCGCCGTGGCATTTACTGCCAACGAACTGCAGGAACTGAACGCCGCCGTCGCTGCGGTTGCCGTCCAGGGCGAACGTCTGCCACCGGC
- a CDS encoding alpha/beta hydrolase produces MTSIVLSLAACAAGAVSAADYTRNPYTLVYDGALTANVDGAVNIHPVSYQLDGIRIAANVYTPANYDAAKAYPVVVVAHPNGGVKEQVAGLYAQRLAEQGYITIAADAAYQGASGGEPRSVDIPAHRIEDIHGMADYIARYPGADTARLGLLGICGGGGYSLAAAQTDKRFKAVATISMFNSGRVRRNGYADSQRDTIQQRLQQASQARAQEAAGGDVQYSGDANLSDAQIAKLPFDLYRQGYQYYWKTHAHPNSTFRYTTSSLLDLMRWDATSQIELINQPLLMIAGSKADSLYMTQDAYAKAIGTRDKQLVLLDGATHIETYWVPKYVDAAVASLTTFYVRTLAP; encoded by the coding sequence ATGACGTCAATCGTTCTGTCGCTGGCCGCGTGTGCGGCTGGGGCTGTGTCCGCAGCAGACTACACACGCAACCCCTACACGCTCGTCTATGACGGCGCACTCACCGCCAATGTCGACGGTGCGGTCAACATCCATCCGGTGTCCTATCAGCTGGATGGCATCCGCATCGCCGCCAACGTCTATACGCCGGCCAACTACGATGCGGCCAAGGCATATCCGGTGGTGGTGGTGGCCCATCCCAACGGCGGGGTGAAAGAACAGGTGGCCGGGCTGTACGCGCAGCGGCTGGCCGAACAGGGCTACATCACCATCGCCGCCGATGCCGCCTACCAGGGCGCAAGCGGTGGCGAGCCGCGCAGCGTGGATATCCCGGCCCACCGCATCGAAGACATCCACGGCATGGCCGACTACATTGCGCGCTACCCGGGTGCGGATACTGCCCGCCTGGGCCTGCTGGGCATCTGTGGCGGCGGTGGCTACTCGCTGGCGGCCGCTCAGACCGACAAGCGCTTCAAGGCCGTTGCGACCATCAGCATGTTCAATTCCGGGCGGGTACGCCGCAACGGCTATGCCGACTCGCAACGGGACACGATCCAGCAGCGCCTGCAGCAGGCTTCGCAGGCACGCGCGCAGGAAGCCGCTGGCGGTGACGTGCAGTATTCCGGCGATGCCAACCTGAGTGACGCGCAGATCGCCAAGCTCCCGTTCGACCTGTACCGGCAGGGCTACCAGTATTACTGGAAAACCCACGCCCACCCCAATTCCACCTTCCGCTACACCACCAGCAGCTTGCTGGATCTGATGCGCTGGGATGCCACCAGTCAGATCGAACTGATCAACCAGCCGCTGTTGATGATCGCCGGCAGCAAGGCCGACAGCCTGTACATGACCCAGGACGCCTATGCCAAGGCGATCGGCACCCGCGACAAGCAGCTGGTGCTGCTGGACGGCGCCACTCATATCGAAACGTACTGGGTGCCGAAGTACGTGGATGCGGCCGTGGCGTCACTGACCACGTTCTATGTGCGGACGCTGGCACCATGA
- a CDS encoding NAD(P)H-binding protein, with translation MSRIFVIGAAGKVGRALVQQAAARGHRVVAMHRSAEQTAELSALGAQPVQGDLLQLQADALATLMQGSDVVVFTAGAGGKGGTAMTDAIDGRGLELAVAAATLAQVPRFLLVSAFPEAGRGKHLSDTFENYMAVKKAADVHLASSSLDWVILRPGTLTDAPGTGRVHAGLAIAYGEVPRADVAAALLALVEQPQVSRRIIELTEGQTPVFEAVHRL, from the coding sequence ATGAGCCGGATATTTGTGATTGGCGCGGCTGGAAAGGTCGGCCGCGCACTGGTGCAGCAGGCGGCGGCGCGTGGACACCGCGTGGTGGCCATGCATCGTTCTGCCGAACAGACGGCCGAGCTGTCCGCGTTGGGCGCACAGCCCGTGCAAGGCGACCTGCTGCAGCTGCAGGCCGATGCGCTGGCCACATTGATGCAGGGCAGTGACGTGGTGGTGTTCACGGCCGGCGCAGGCGGCAAGGGCGGCACGGCCATGACCGATGCCATCGACGGGCGCGGCCTGGAACTGGCCGTGGCCGCTGCAACCCTGGCACAGGTGCCGCGCTTCCTGCTGGTGTCGGCGTTCCCCGAAGCCGGTCGCGGCAAGCACTTGTCGGATACGTTCGAAAACTACATGGCGGTGAAGAAGGCGGCGGATGTGCACCTGGCCAGCAGCAGTCTGGACTGGGTGATCCTGCGGCCCGGCACGCTGACCGATGCGCCCGGTACGGGGCGGGTACATGCGGGCTTGGCCATTGCCTATGGCGAGGTTCCGCGTGCGGACGTGGCGGCCGCGCTGCTGGCGTTGGTGGAACAGCCACAGGTCAGCCGCCGCATCATTGAGCTGACCGAAGGCCAGACCCCGGTGTTCGAGGCCGTGCATCGTCTGTAG
- a CDS encoding tail fiber protein, whose amino-acid sequence MSTPYAGEIRMFGFQRVPNGWFTCDGSLKSIAEYEVLYTLLGTTYGGDGITTFGVPDLRGRVPIHQGQGPGLSRYVVGQMAGTEQVTVLPVQMPAHAPPLMATTALATTGTVGNGVLPATVAGDSVFVKDITGANAAVLAPNVIVSQGGNQAHENQMPTLTVQFCIAWAGVFPTQG is encoded by the coding sequence ATGAGTACCCCTTACGCCGGAGAAATCCGCATGTTCGGCTTTCAGCGCGTGCCCAACGGTTGGTTTACATGCGATGGGTCACTGAAGTCGATCGCCGAGTATGAAGTGCTGTACACGCTGCTGGGCACCACCTACGGTGGCGATGGCATTACCACCTTCGGCGTGCCCGATCTGCGCGGCCGGGTACCGATCCACCAGGGACAAGGCCCAGGACTGAGCCGCTACGTGGTGGGCCAGATGGCAGGCACTGAGCAGGTCACCGTGCTTCCCGTGCAGATGCCTGCGCATGCGCCGCCACTGATGGCCACCACCGCCCTTGCTACTACCGGCACGGTAGGAAACGGCGTGCTGCCGGCAACGGTGGCGGGCGACAGCGTCTTCGTGAAAGACATCACCGGCGCCAACGCGGCCGTACTGGCCCCCAATGTGATTGTCAGCCAGGGTGGCAATCAAGCGCACGAGAACCAGATGCCCACGCTGACGGTGCAGTTCTGCATTGCCTGGGCGGGCGTTTTCCCGACGCAGGGCTGA
- a CDS encoding energy transducer TonB — translation MRTYHRHTPLFALMIAGLLPAAAQASARCEVIADSMARHPAAVAELKYPATALAPAHEAKLRVQVAADGTAKEVAVESPHDAEPVRRSAQQWRYRCEGNQGGTAEWVLPLAAQHCKVDLTSKAHNPPRYPPAAFRDNVQGTVLLALQPQGDGKTARLAYVTQSSGSPLLDDAALAAGKRWTFACGTGFDASEPAQEVPIRFVLN, via the coding sequence GTGAGAACGTACCATCGCCATACGCCGCTGTTTGCATTGATGATCGCTGGCCTGCTCCCGGCCGCAGCGCAGGCCTCAGCCCGCTGCGAAGTGATTGCCGATTCGATGGCTCGCCATCCTGCAGCGGTGGCCGAACTGAAGTATCCCGCCACTGCCCTTGCACCCGCCCACGAGGCGAAGCTGCGCGTGCAGGTGGCCGCCGATGGCACCGCCAAGGAAGTGGCAGTGGAAAGCCCGCACGATGCGGAGCCGGTGCGTCGTAGCGCACAACAGTGGCGGTACCGCTGCGAAGGTAACCAGGGCGGCACCGCCGAGTGGGTGCTTCCTCTTGCAGCCCAGCACTGCAAGGTGGACCTGACCAGCAAGGCACACAATCCGCCCCGCTATCCGCCCGCCGCATTCCGCGACAACGTGCAGGGCACCGTGCTGCTGGCGCTGCAACCGCAGGGCGATGGCAAGACCGCGCGCCTGGCCTACGTGACCCAGAGCAGCGGTTCACCGCTGTTGGACGATGCAGCGCTGGCCGCAGGCAAGCGCTGGACGTTTGCCTGCGGCACAGGATTCGATGCCTCCGAGCCGGCGCAGGAAGTACCGATCCGTTTCGTGCTGAACTGA
- a CDS encoding tail fiber protein, translating into MTEPFFGEIQLFGFNFAPLNWATCNGTTLPIRQNTALFSLLGTSYGGDGVNTFKLPNFVNRAATSQGQGPGLTPHSIGEAFGTNAVALTQQTVPAHSHSLTLYNQRDSSKRNATPEAGNYLGVPATGMPFVTNATANAQFSPRMIGASGGGQPHENRQPYLATNFCIALQGVFPSFN; encoded by the coding sequence ATGACCGAACCCTTCTTCGGCGAGATCCAGCTGTTCGGCTTCAACTTTGCCCCGCTGAACTGGGCCACCTGCAATGGCACGACGCTGCCCATCCGACAGAACACTGCTCTGTTTTCACTGCTGGGAACGAGCTACGGCGGCGATGGCGTAAACACATTCAAGTTGCCCAACTTCGTCAATCGCGCGGCTACCAGCCAGGGCCAGGGCCCGGGCCTGACACCGCACAGCATTGGCGAGGCCTTCGGCACCAACGCTGTGGCCCTGACCCAACAGACCGTTCCGGCGCACAGCCATTCGCTGACGCTCTACAACCAGCGCGACAGCAGCAAACGCAATGCGACGCCCGAGGCGGGTAATTACCTCGGCGTGCCTGCTACAGGCATGCCCTTTGTGACCAACGCCACGGCCAATGCGCAGTTCAGCCCGAGAATGATCGGCGCTTCCGGTGGCGGGCAGCCCCATGAGAACCGGCAGCCCTATCTGGCGACCAACTTCTGCATCGCCTTGCAGGGCGTGTTCCCCAGCTTCAACTGA